The sequence below is a genomic window from Coffea arabica cultivar ET-39 chromosome 4c, Coffea Arabica ET-39 HiFi, whole genome shotgun sequence.
AAAGGTAATCCAAGGCAACACGCGGGTATGATTGAAACTAATGCGATCAATATGCTTAGTGCACAAATGAGTAATATGATGCAAATGTTACGTCGTCAAACCGGATGTGGTCCGAGTTCTTCTATTAATGCATCTGTTGCTTGTTGTTCCATATGTGGAGGAGAACACGACCCTAACAAGTGTGTTGATGTTGAGCAGGCTCAATTTGTTAATAATTACGATAGGAATGATCAAAACAATCCATACTCAAATACATACAATCCGGGGTAGAGGAATCATCCAAATTTTGGATGGAAGGAGCAAGGCAATCCTTAAAGGCCCAATAATCTGTCGGGATTCCAATCGAGGGCACAATAGACGAATACTAAACCGGATTGGAAGATTGCGGTGGAGAAATTGGCAAAAGGAATTTCGAAGAGATTCGAGCGAATAGAGGGGCGGTTGGATTAATTGACCGGAATGTATAAAAATGTGGAGATCCAAATTGATCAAATCGCCAATTCTATCAACAATCAAAATCAGGGGTAATTACCAAGTAAAACGGAGGTGAATCATAGGGAACATGTCAAGGCCATTTCCTTTCGTAGTGGTAAACAACTAGAAGACCCTCCAATGAtagaaaacaaagggaatgagGAGAGTGTTAGCGGAGAAGATGAGCAATTGGAGAAAGAGGTAGGTGTGGGGGAAGGTgataaagaaaaattggaagaaaaacaACCAACTTCCTACAATACCGTTCTGATACCTCTGATAGTGCCATTTCCTCAATGACTCTAGCCAAATAAACTCGACAaagattttgataaatttgtaaaaatttttaaacaattGCATATTAATATTCCTTTAATTGATGCCATTTTGCAGATTCCTTCGTATGCCAAATTCCTCAAGGAGATAATGACGCGCAAAAGGAAATTGGAGGATCGCGAAATAATAGCATTAACTGAGGAGTATAGCGCCATCATACAAAACAAGCTGCCACCAAAGTTGAAAGATCCGAGGAGATTTTCTCTACCTTGCACTATTGGTAACATTGAATTTTCAAAAGCATTATGTGACTTTGGTGCAAGTGTGTCCTTAATTCCTTTAACGGTGGCTAGACAACTAGCGTTGCATGAGCTAAAACGCACAAATATTACTTTGCAGTTAGCAGATCGGTCTATTAGATATTCACTAGGAGTCTTGGAGAATGTACTgctcaaaatacaaaaatgtATCATTCCGGTGAATTTTGTGGCATTAGATATGGAGGAAGATATATCTATACCAATTATCTTAGGTAGGCCATTTTTAGCAACTGCGGGTACTATTATTGATGTTAAAAATGGCAAACTCAAGTTTCAAATAGGTGAAGAAGAGGTAGTatttaatttgaatgaaatgaaaaaaataccCTTCTTTTACTAATCATGCTTGTTTAATTGCCACAATGGATATGCTAACCAAAAAGGTGAATCGAATCAATCTCGATGTCGATCCTCTTGAGTTTTGTTTAATAAGTGCAGGGGTGCAAGAGGAGAATGATGAAGAAAGAGAATTATAGACCCAATATTTGGATGCACAACCTCTTTATAGGAAGGGGTATGTTTGAAAATCTTGGACAAGAAAAGAGACTTCCACCACCGTCGGAGATAGAAACTCCAAAACTTGAACTCAAGCCACTTCCTAACCACTTGAAGTACGAGTTTCTTGGTGAAAATGAAACTCTTCCAATGATTGTTAGTGCTTATTTGGAAGAAGAGCAACTCAATAAGTTGCTATGAGTCTTAAGGAAACATAAGAAGACTATAGGATGGACCATCTCTGACATTCAAGAAATTAGCTTTTCTTTATGCATGCATCGAATTCTCTTGGAGGAAAATTGCAAACCGGTAGTCGAAACGCAAAGAAGGCTTAACCTGAACATGAAAGAGGTGGTAAGATTGAAAATTATAAAGTGGTTGGATGTAAGTATAATCTTCTCTATCTCAGATAGTATTTGGATAAGTCCAATTCATGTTGTTCCAAAGAAGGGTGGAACTACCATAGTTAAAGGGAAAATGATGAACATATTCCCTATAAACTTGTGGTAGGATGGCAAGTGTGTATTGATTATAGAAAGTTAAATTCAGTCACAAGAAAAGATTATTTTCCCCTACCctttcttgatcaattattggagTGTATTGCTGGTTATGATTTTATTGTTTCCTTGATGGATTTTCAGGTTATAACCAAATAGCCATAGCTCCGGAAGATTAAGAGAAAATCACCTTCACTTGTCCATATGGCACATTTGCTTTTAGACGAATGCCATTTGGCCTTTACAATGCTCCAGCCACATTCCAACGTTGTATGATAGCtattttttctgattatatagaGAAAGTTATGGAGATTTTCATGGACGATTTTTCGGTATATGGCTGATCGTTTGACCATTGTcttcataatttggatttgatttTGCAGTGATGTGAAGAGACAAATCTTATGCTTAATTAGGAGCAGTGCCGGTTTACGGTTCGAGAAGGAATTGTTTTTGGGCACAAGATTTCATCTCAAGGAATAGACGTGGATAAGGCAAAAATAGAAGTGATTGAGCGAATGCCACCTCCAACTAATGTCAAGTGGATAAGAAACTTTCTTGGACATGCGACCTTCTATAGATgttttattaaggattttttcaaaatagCTAAGCCATTATTTGATTTACTATGCAATGATGCTACATTTCATTTTGATGATAATTGTTTAATGGCTTTTGATAGGTTAAAAAAGGAGTTGACGTCAACACCAATTATAACATCACTAGACTAGTCACTACCATATGAGTTGATGTGTGATGCAAGTGACTATACAATCGGAGCTGTGTTAGATCAACGAAAGGAAGGAAGGTTGCACGTAATCTATTATGCAAGTAAAGTACTCAATGAAGCACAAATTAACTATGCGACCACGAAGAAGGAGCTTTTGGCGGTGATATTTGCTTTAGATCTTatttagtaggatctaaagttatCATTTATACAAACTATTCAACTCTTAAatatttgctccataaaaaaaaaagcaaaatcgCGACTAATTCGTTGGATTCTCTTATTGTAGGAATTTAATTTAGAGATTAAAGATAAAAAGGGATCGAAGAACCTAGTGGCGGATCATTTTTTGCGATTAGAATATATCCCTACCAATGATCAAATTCCAATTAAAGAGAATTTTCAGATGAGTTTGTTCTTGCACTGACTAAATCCCCATGGTATGCagattttgctaattttttggtAAGTGGAATACTTCCCAAGGGTTTGAATTTTCACCAcagaaagaaatttttttgcatgatgttaaaagttacttttgggaaGAACTGCTGCTTTATAAACATTGTGCCGATGGTATGATAAAAAGATATATTCTCAAAGAGGAGGTACGTGATATTTTGTTTCATTGTCATAACTTAAAAACGGGAGGACATTTTAGCACTTCTAAGACCGTAACTAAGATTTGGCAATCGGGATTTTATTCGCCTACCAGATACCGAGATGTTTGGGAATATGTTAAAAATTGTGATGCTTGTCAAAGAACTAGAAATATTTCTAACAAAAATGAAATGCCCTTAATTACTTTATTAGAAATTGAGTTATTTCATGTATTGGATATAGATTTTATGGGGTCATTTCCTAGTTCTTTTAACAATAAGTACATCTTAGTAGCGGTAgattatgtttctaaatgggtggaggcaATTGTTTCACCTACAAATGATACTAAGGTAGTACTCCTTCCGTCCCAAAATTTGGGACGCTTTTTGGGAAACACACTTTTTATGCACAGTAGCATTATGAGGACACACTTATCTGACTCTTTCAATCGTACCCTTTGCTGTTTGTGGAGTAAAACAACAAACTGTTGGGAACCACTTGCCATTAAGTCACTTTGACTAAAAGGCAAAGACAATCAGAAGGGTATAACTTCCGATGATGTGTTATGGCTGGGTCCATTAGAATTGGTTAGTGCAATCTTGACTTTTCAATAGAAGGGTATAACtagaaaataatttcaaaagtagTTTGACTTGTTCAAAGTGACTCAAATTTTGGGACAAGCAAAAAGCGGAAATATGACATtaacaatgggacggagggagtacttaGATTTcttaaaaagaatatttttagtAGATTTGTTATTCCTAGGGCCATAGTAAGTGATGAAGTAAAGCACTTTTGTAATAATCAATTTGATTCTTTATTACTTAAGTATGGTTGTAAGCATAAGACATTACTTCCATACCATCCACAAGCGAATGGACAAGCAAAGTTAGCCAACCGAGAGATAAAGCTTAtcttgaagaaaatggtgaacaaATCAATGAAGGATTGGGCAAGACGACTCAATGATACATTATGAGCTTATCGAATGGTATTTAAGACACCTTTGGAGATGTCACCGTATTTATTagtatttggaaaaatttgtcATTTACTTGTAGAGATCGAACATAATGCATATTGGGCAATTAAAATGATTAACATAGATTTACATCTTGTAGGTGGGAGGAGACTACTTGAGTTGAATGAACTTGAGGAACACCGGTTACGTGCTTACGAGAATGCAAAAATCTATAAGGAGAAAGTAAAATATTGGCATGATAAGCATCTCGTATCCAAACAATTTGAGGTGGGGCAAAAAGTGCTATTATACAATTTACGCCTTAGGTTGTTTCCCGAAAAACTCTAATCAAGGTGGTCGGGACCATTTGAAATCACTCAAGTGTTTCCTTTTAGAGCTGTTGAAGTGGTAAATGCAAAAAATGAACGGTTCAAGGTCAACGGACAACGATTGAAACCCTACTTGGCGGGTGAAATTGTCCCCAAAGGACATATGAGTCCTTTGGGTGACTTTTCTTCAAAGAAATGAGCCAAACCTTTTGaatcgagccaacgactataatcAAAAGTGCtatttgggaggcaacccaatgtttttgtttaagatgttaatttggtatgattttatgtttaacgCATGTAATTAAGTTagtttgttgtttttatgttaTAGGTTTGGTAAATGGAAGAAAAGATGACCATTTGAGGTGAAAAatgcgaaatttgatcaaggaattCAACCCTTCGATTCGCATTAAAGGTGTATTTGATCCATTCAAAAtgggtaaaatgcatgtttcgatcattttacatgtgcatgcaatgataattttggcaaaagaatggtttaggatgcattttgaataaTTGGGgtaacatatatattttttttaaaagttagCATTTCTGCAAAAATTTGCAGAAAAAAACGTGGATTACAGGAATACGCGACTTAGAGTCGCGTATTACGTGAATCGTGTTTTCACCCCTGCAAAAATTGTATAGAAAATGCGACTTGAATACGGGACTCTAAACCGCGTATTCAAGAAGGCGCATTTTCAGACCTGTAATACGCGACTTGAAGTCGCGTATTCATAGAAGTCGCGTTTTCATCCTTGCGGAATTTGTATAGAAATGCGACTTACGCAAAATGCGACTTGAAGGCCTGTTTTGTCTAGTCACGTATTCTGTCATTGTACAAAAGCTAAAACACGCGACTTGCTTGGCcagttttcttcttcatcttcttccttCAACTCGCGTTTTCCCTTCTCCTCTCACACACAATTCACAAAACTCCATTTTTGCTCCATTTTCTTGTAAAAAAACATCAACCCAGCATTTTTTGATCATCCTAGAGCCTTACTAACCGATTGAAATTCAAGATCAACACCTAAAAATCGGTTTCCAAGAAGATTGGGGGTTAGGGTTCTTAGATTACAAATTCTTCAATTagaggtcaattggagtgaattTGATAGGGCTTTTCGCACAATTATCATCATCAAACATCCTTCTACGTGATTGAggtaagtttcttcatcaaatctttgtaTGTTAGAAGttgatatttttcaattttctgagctttctgacatcttttaatttcaaatttttgataatatatatattgatgtTTTTGGCCTCCATGATGCTTATTAAGGTTGTTTAAGCATGTTTACATGTTCAAATGTAGCAAATTGATGATTAATAgttctttaaatttttaatttgctATATTTGACTAAAATTAGAAAGTTGGCTTGGAATGCTTTTAAAGCCATTGGTGATAAATGATTATGGTATAAaatggatgattgatgatgtttTAGCATGCGCATTATATATAGTGagaaatttggatgattttgtgAGTTAATAGAATACCTTTTGATTAACCATGTTTATAGTTAATTGCGTATTATTGTTCCTAATTACTGATTGctataatcatgattaatgctAATTTCACTAATTGGGATAtaattgttatatattttgattaAGATGGTGATTTTGGACAATTTTTGGCATGATATATGTCTTTCTCTTATGGTCATTTAAgtatgtttatttgatttcttATGATTTGGAGGGATGTATTTGTGGTTATTTGAGTCAATTCATGTTACTTATTGTCAAAAATATGAAATGTGTCTTAGTACATGTGGACAATTGAATCCTTTTTATTAGGTACTATAACTAGGGGAAAATAGGTCGTATATTCCTCCTCTAGTAGTGATGACATGGAGGTTAGTGAGGAGGTTGAAATAAGTGAGGAAGAGAGATCACCTTCTCCTCCACCGGTTAGTCAACGACCAGGTGAGGGCATTTTTCGTAGTGCTGAAGCATCCATTTTTGACAGTGCCAAATTCACCAACCGTAGGAATCAAGAGTGGCACGAGGAACACGCTAATTTGGAGTTTCTTTTTGAGATGCACGTGAGTCCCGAAGTTGAAATGGTGTATCGTATCTCAGAGGCATTTGATCAACTTGGTTGGGCACTGATTCTCACCTTGCCGACTCAGTACTATCCCGACTTGGTGCGAGAGTTCTACGCTAACATTGAGTATAAAACAGGTCATAATGGTGAGATGGTGGAGTCATGGGTGCGAGGAACGTGGATCATTTTGTTGCGGTAGCGCTTAGTGGCCATTGTGGATTGTAATGACCAAGGCCAGGCAATCGACCTGAAGAAGGGATTTATCGTACCAAATAGACAATGGGATCCATCTCATGCCATGCATAGGTTTGGTCTGGACTACCAACCTTTTTGGTCGTCAAGGAAAGAGACAATGTAGGCAAGCGTCCCTGAACCTCGACATCGTCTCATTATCTACATGACGGCACATAATGTCATACCCAAGAAGACGGGGCATACGGAGGTCCGTAAAAGTGACATCTACTTTCTTGACTACCTATGCTCGAATTCCACTGCCGAACATCATTATTAGCCATATAAGGTCTACGGCGAGGCGGCGGACTACTTCGTTCAAATTGCCATTTCCTCGTCTGCTTTCTTTGGTGTTCGAGTGGTTTTATGTCAACTTACAAGGGGTGATTTGAGAATTTGTTAAGCCGAAAACCGAGTTACCGGTTTCTTCCCTTTGTCGTCTAGGTATTGGCACAGAGAACATCCCTCAACCTATGCGAGAAAGGCGATAAAAGGTGAGACATGGTCGAGAGGAAGTCAGACTTTCCACTGCCGCACCTCCGCTTCCACCGCCACAATCCAACTGGCAGCGGCTCTTTGGTCGCTTGGACGACATCGAACATCAATTAGCTAGAATGGATACTCGCCTGCATCACATTGAAGATCATCTAGGCATACGTCCACCTCCTGCggatgatgaagaaaatgacGACTAGGGCTCCGGTGCACAAAGAATGATCTTTATCCTTATTTTCCGTTTCGCTTAGTGTTCGTTGTGTATTTTGTTTTTAACTTTTCTTTAAGGGCAGTTTAACTTGCACATTTTATTTTGTATATTGGAACTTGTGGCAGTTACTAGTAGATagtgtttatctcaattcatatcttttgatgattacaaaacatttggatgttactaataccTTTTTGTAAAAGACCCTTTTCAGAAATAACACCAAACAGGAAAAGAAGATCAAAGAGGATGAAGAGTACTGAGAAAGATGTcagacgcacaaaaggagattATCAGACGTCCAACAtcctttgagtatcttcggacgtgtgaagaactcagactcggacgtccgaagaagacaagccggGGCTTCTATGATTACTAATcatgatcggacgctcaacacttgagtatcggacgtccgacaaccgtTGCTGTTTTTCGGACGCAACACTctggacgcatcggccgtccgaagaaattaaagaaaaagttcCAAGTATGCatcctaccctcggacgcatgatcgaacgtcctaagagattcaagaaaatttccagaactcattgatctcgttcggacgcataaaaactaaacatcggacgtccgacagcaccaacggctagttgactcttcagttgcctttagtccgttgacagcattaattgaagaattttctggtctcctataaaaagaacaaagtcaatCACCTCAGGGCATCTTTGcacatcaagtctacatcagatcgtgagtgattcaagtgttagaattctcaaaaggaacatttgtattcTTAACTTGTGCAATATTCTtatagtttttcaagtgtgacacagctttttcaatagtgtagcttagTGAGGGTTCttcgagtgtttgtaaaacttccttgcttgaccaagtgtggtttggggcaagaaggaagtgatccctctcTTTTACACAAGATATTGGTTGCAAGactgttcaacttgaagtaacttgaTATATAAGAGTGTAGCTCAAACCTCATTTgtgtttgaagcctggtttgtttctctactttcatttactgcttttctacatAAATTGTTCTTCTCTTCATCTCACAAATACCTGTGCTCTCTTGCTATCTGGTCCATTGGGTgatttttttagaaaagaaaggaagacttTCAAAAAGTGGCCTATATCTTagctattttttaaaaaaacctaattcaccccccttcttaagttgtcttcgatccttacaattggtatcagagcttggtctcctagagattaagcttaagcggcttggagtaaagatgacaatcagtcatgctatgtttgttgagggacaatctgttactaggcctcccatgtttactggttccaattatgttagttggaaagaaagaatgattatttttttgcaatccattgacattgagctatggtttattgtgaatgaaggaccacatgatgctaactttcttgatgcagaaacaGGTTTGTTACGGCCAAAAATAAGAGTtgagatgaatgctcaagatagaaccaatctcacattgaatgccaaacccatgaatgttctttatagtgccttagactcaaatgagtcaattagagtaaaaggatgtaaatctgccaaagaaatgtgggataagttaagagaaattcatgaggatagtgacaacgtgagagaacaaaaaaagtccattctggtcactaaatatgaatcttttaagatggagcctcatgaaaacatcgacaaaatgtattgtagattcaatgatctgatcaaagatttagaggtgcttgagaaggagtactctctaggggaaaagaacaggaaaattctgaatgctctatcgaaggattgggaaagcaaagtgactgccatagaGGAAGCCAAGGATCTAAACTCTTTATCtattgaatctctgattaactctctaacttcttacaaactgaaacttaaatctaagatgcaggatgaagaagacacaaaaggaagaaagagtATTGCCCTGAAAGCTTCACAAGGTgaagatgaaacagcctcacaggatgaaaatgatttggaaggtgatgacagtgatattgcactcatcacaagaggcttcaaaagatttctcaacaagagaagattcaggaaaGGCGGATCCAGCAATTCCTTTCCAAATCAGTCCAATGACTTCAGAAACAGAGGGAAACTGGAGTTCAATAAGAAGCTAACTGATAAATGttttgaatgtggccaaccaggacactatgcaaatgagtgtccaatgaagaaaaagaaagaaaataaggttgaacgaaaatcaaagttcaacaatttccagattacctggaatgattgcaactcagaaggcgaagtcgaaaaagaagaggaatctgcacaagtggctttcatggccattggagatgaagagaTAATACAGTGCAACTCTCAAACTaatagtgatagtgaatctgatgatgatgttagttcttttctagaaaaaatgcacaacagcttgaaagaatcctatgttaaaaacaaggaactaaagcaaaaaattagctttctaatacaagacaatgcaaatctttttcgacaaaacaagtATCTTAAGCATGAAAACGATAACCTGAAAAGGACTGAAACTGTTATGCTTgctgaactttacaaaaagaaaaatttctgtgaCACATTCAGAAATGAGCAATGTAGCTTAAGAAAAAAGATGGATGAGTTATGCCAATTGTTGCACCATTTGAAACAGAATcatcttcaaaagaatgacactgtaccttatgttaatactcatcaaataagactgaatcaaaatgcaaatgagtttgctattcacaggagaaggcaagtcagattcattaaacctgttcatttgattgatccaATGTCAGTATGCAATTTTTGTTGTCAGTTTGGTCACATAAATAGTAACTGCtatgttaagaaaaatatgagaaatggcatgagatgcatgtgggtagttagacataagactaactctcaaggacccaacatgtaaagggtaccaagtattatcttatgggtttgtgtgtaggtgaaTCAGAATAACAttgctaaagaatcaaaatgattcattgatagtggatgttcaagacatatgactggtgatgcatcacaattcattaaactcaagcaaaaggcaagtggaaaggtaatgtttggagatgataacaaagccaaaactgttggtattggtgatgttggtaagaatggtcaaacctttATCCACAATGTTCTTCTCGTTGATAATCTGAGCTATAATTTATTAAGTGTTAtccaattgtgtgataggaatctgtttgtattgttcaaaaagcttgaatgtctaatatttgactcaaagttcaacattattttcaaaggaaaaagagttaatgatgtATATGTAGTTGTTCTTGAAGAAATTGATTCCTCctatctcaaatgtctcaaagtagcaaatgaggacccatggttatggcatagaaggtcgtgtcacttcaatatggacttgctaaaagaaatttctaaaaaggaacTGGTTA
It includes:
- the LOC113739202 gene encoding uncharacterized protein, with protein sequence MIENKGNEESVSGEDEQLEKEIPSYAKFLKEIMTRKRKLEDREIIALTEEYSAIIQNKLPPKLKDPRRFSLPCTIGNIEFSKALCDFGASVSLIPLTVARQLALHELKRTNITLQLADRSIRYSLGVLENVLLKIQKCIIPVNFVALDMEEDISIPIILGRPFLATAGTIIDVKNGKLKFQIGEEEGCKRRMMKKENYRPNIWMHNLFIGRGMFENLGQEKRLPPPSEIETPKLELKPLPNHLKYEFLGENETLPMIVSAYLEEEQLNKLL